One Paraburkholderia caballeronis genomic window, GCGGCCGGCGGCCGGCGAGCGGCCGCAGCGAGGAAGAACCCGATGAGCCAGACGCTATACGACAGGATTTTCGACGCGCATGCGGTGCGCACCGACGCGGACGGCACGACGCTGCTGTACGTGGACCGCCATCTGCTGAACGAGGTGACGAGCCCGCAGGCGTTCGAGTCGCTGCAACGCGAGGGCCGCCCGGTGTGGCGGCCGCATGCGAATCTCGCGGTCGCGGATCACAACGTGCCGACCACCGACCGCCGCCACGGCATCGCGGACCCGATCTCGAAGATCCAGGTCGACGCGCTGCGCGATAACTGCGAACGCAACGGCATCGCGCACTACGGGATGGACGACGCGCGCCAGGGCATCGTGCACGTCGTCGGCCCGGAACTCGGCAGCACGCTGCCGGGCATGACGATCGTCTGCGGCGATTCGCACACCAGCACGCACGGCGCGCTGGGCGCGCTCGCGTTCGGCATCGGCACGTCGGAGATCGAGCACGTGCTCGGCACGCAGACGCTCATTACGCGCCGCAGCCGCACGATGCGCGTGACGATCGAAGGCGCGCTGCCGGCGGGCTGCACCGCGAAGGACGTCGCGCTCGCGGTGATCGGCGCGCTCGGCACGGCAGGCGGCACCGGCTACGCGATCGAATTCGCGGGGCCGGTGGTGCGCGCGCTGTCGATGGAAGGGCGGATGACGTTGTGCAACATGTCGATCGAGGCGGGCGCGCGCGCCGGCCTCGTCGCGGTGGACGACACCACGCTCGACTACTGCCGCGCGCGTCCGTATGCGCCGCAGGGCGACGCATGGACGAACGCGGAACGCGCGTGGCGGATGCTGCGTTCGGACGACGACGCGCGCTTCGACGCGGAGTTCGCGCTCGACGTGTCGTCGCTGGTCCCGCAGGTGACGTGGGGCACGTCGCCCGAGATGGTGACGGGCATCGACGGCCGCGTGCCGGACCCGGCGGACCTCGCCGACGCCGGACGGCGCGCGTCGTATGCGCGCGCGCTCGACTACATGGGCCTCGCAGCGGGTACGCGGATCGATTCGATCGAGATCGACAAGGTGTTCATTGGCTCGTGCACGAACGGCCGGCTCGACGACCTGCGCGCGGCCGCCGCGGTGCTGCGCGCGGCGGGCGGCAGACTCGCGCCGAACGTGCGGCTGGCGCTCGCGGTGCCGGGCTCGCAGCAGGTGAAGCGCGACGCGGAGGCCGAGGGGCTGCACGAGGTGTTCGTCGCGGCCGGCTTCGAATGGCGCGAGCCGGGCTGCTCGATGTGCCTCGCGATGAATCCCGACCGGCTCGAACCGGGCGAGCGCGTCGCGTCGACGTCGAACCGCAATTTCGAGGGACGCCAGGGCGCGGGCGGCCGCTCGCATCTGGTGAGCCCGGCGATGGCGGCGGCCGCCGCGCTCGCGGGCCGTTTCGCCGACGTTCGGCAAATCGTTTGCGCAGCCGGGGATCGCTGATGGAGCCGCTCGTTTCCCACGAAGGACTCGTGGCGCCGCTGGACCGCGACAACGTCGACACCGACGCGATCATGCCGAAGCAGTTCATGAAGTCGATCGCGCGGACCGGCTTCGGCCCGTACCTGTTCGACGAATGGCGCTACCGCGACCCCGGCTATTACGGCAAGCCGGCGGCCGGGCGCACGCCCGAGCCCGGCTTCGTGCTGAACCAGCCGCGTTACGCGGGCGCATCCGTGCTGCTCGCGCGGCGCAACTTCGGCTGCGGCAGTTCGCGCGAACATGCGCCGTGGGCGCTGCATCAGTACGGTTTTCGCGTGCTGATCGCCGAAAGTTTCGCGGACATCTTCTTCAACAACTGCTGCAAGAACGGGCTGCTGCCGGTCCGGCTCGACGCCGCGCGGATCGACCGGCTGATGGCGGCCGTCGATGCGTCGCCGGGCTACCGGCTGCGCGTCGATCTGGCGGCGCAGACGGTGACGACGCCGGACGGCGACGCGCTGGCATTCGACCTCGCGCCCGCGCTGAAGACGCTGCTGCTCGAAGGACTCGACGAAACCGGCGCGACGCTCGCGCACGCCGACGCGATCCGCGCGTTCGAGGCCGCGCATCTCGAACGGTCGCCGTGGCTCTAGCGCCGCCCGCGCCGTGCCGCCTGCTCTGCCGACGCGTTTCTCCAACGACTAGAACGATTATGAAGCCGAGGTCCATGCCATGACGTCCATCACCGCCGCCGCCGTCGTCCCGAGCGGCGCGCCCGCATTGCACGCCGCGCCCGCATCGCCCGCTGCGCACGACGACCGGGCCGCGCGCCGCAGGACGATGTCGCTGCAGGCCCGCATCGCGCTGACGATGGCGCTGCTGGCGGCGCTGATGACGGCGATCGGCGGGCTCGGCCTTGCCGGCGCATGGCGCGCGAATCGCGCGAATCAGGATACCTACGAGAACAAGCTGACCGCGGCCGTGCACATCGGCAACGCGGAACTGCTGATCGCGCGCACGCGGCTCGTGCTCGGCGGCGCGATGGCGCAGCCGGACGGCCCGCGCGCGCAGGAGCAGATCGGCCATGCGAGCGAGTTCTTTCGGCAGTCGGACGACGAGTGGCGCAGCTTCGTCGCCGAGCCGCACGAGGACGGCGAAGCGTCGCTGATCGAGGCGGCCAGCCAGCGGCGCGACGCGATGCGCGACGGCATGAACGCGTTCATCGGCGCGCTGAAGGCCGGCGACCGCGCCGCCGCGCAGCAGATCGGCACGTCGCGGCTCAGCCCGCTGTTCAACGACATGAGCGGCGCGAACGACCAGTTGAAGCGCACGCTGTACGCGAACGCGAAGCGCAGCTACGACGCGGCGGAACGCTACTTCCATCTGTTCTTCACCGCGTCGGCCGTGATGATCGCGTTCGGCGTCGCGACGGCCGCGTTCAGCTGGTTCTCGCTGCGCCGCGCGATCATGAAGCCGCTGAACGACGCGCTCGCGCACTTCGACGCGATCGCGGCCGGCGACCTCGGCCGCCCGATCGGACGTTATCGCGACGACGAGATGGGACGCCTGCTCGGCGGCCTGCGCAACATGCAGGCGCAACTCGCGCAGACCGTGACGGCGGTGCGCGACAGTTGCCGTTCGATCGGCGCGGCGACCGGCGAGATCGCGGCCGGCACGCTCGACCTGTCGTCGCGCACCGAGGAACAGGCGGCGTCGCTCGAACAGACCGCCGCGAGCATGACCGAGCTGACCGAGACCGTGCGCCAGAACGCGGCGCGCGCGCGGGACGCGCACACGATCGCGGACGACGCGTCGGCGGCGGCGCGCGACAGCAGCGGCGCGATCGCGCGCGTCAGCGACACGATGGGCCGGATCGAGGCGAGCGCGCGCAAGATCGCGGACATCACCGGGATCATCGAAGGGATCGCGTTCCAGACCAACATCCTCGCGCTGAACGCGGCGGTCGAGGCGGCGCGGGCCGGCGCGCACGGCCGCGGTTTCGCGGTGGTGGCGTCCGAGGTGCGCTCGCTCGCGCAGCACGCGTCGACGGCCGCGAAGGAGATCGGCGAACTGATCGGCGGCTCGGTCGGCGCGGCGGCCGACGGCACGCGCCAGGTGGCCGACGCGGAGCAGTCGATCGGCCGCATCCTCGACGCCGCGCAGCGCTTCGCGGACATGATGGGCGGCATCGCGGACGCCGCCGACCAGCAGCGCACCGGCATCGAACAGGTCGATGCCGCGATCAACCTGATGGACTCGATCACGCAGCAGAACGCGGCGCTCGTCGAAGAGGCGAGCGCGGCGGCGCAGGCGCTCGACCAGCAGTCGCAGGAACTCGGCCGGCAGGTCGCGCGGTTTAGCGTCGGACAGACGGCGTAGCGCCGGAAGACGACAGCACGATAACGACAACAGCAAGGAGACAGGAATGAACCGATACGTGCAATGCCGCATGGCGATCGTGGCGCTCGTGACGATGGCCGCGCAGCCGACGCGGATGACGCGGATGACCCTCGGCGAGCGCGAGGTGGCGCGATGAACCCCACGGCGACGAACGTCGCGACCGTCGACGTAACCGCGCTGATCGAGCGGCAGAAGCTCGGCGGCTTCGCGGCCGGCCTGATCGCATGGTGTTTCCTGATCGTGCTGATCGACGGCTACGACCAGGTGGCGGCGGCATTTTCCGCGCCCGCGCTGATCCGCGCATGGCACGCGGATGCCGCCACGTTCGGCCGCGTGTTCGGCATCGGCCTGTTCGGCGTGCTGGTCGGTTCGCTGCTGCTCGGCTTCAGCGGCGACCGCTTCGGCCGCCGGCTGACGATCATCTACGGCTCGTTGTGGTTCGGGCTGCTGACGCTCGCGTGCGGTTACGCCACGTCGATCGAGCAGTTGACCGTGCTGCGTTTTCTGGCCGGCATCGGGATGGGCGGCGTCGTGCCGAACACCGTCGCGCTGGTGTCCGAATACGCGCCGAAAGCGCGCCGCGCGACGTGGATCACGCTGATGTTCTCCGGCTTCTCGATCGGCGCGGGCGGCGGCGGGGCCGTCGCGTCGTGGCTATTGCCGCGCTTCGGCTGGCCGGTGCTGTTCGGGGTCGGCGGCGCGGCCGCGATCGTCGTCGCGCTCGCGTCGTTCGCGCTGCTGCCCGAATCGATCCGCTTCCTGATCCTGAACGGCGGCGCGACGCCGCGCATCGCCCGCATCGCGAAGCGGCTCGGCGCGCGCGTCGACACCGACGCGCCGGAGCATGCGGTGCGTTACGTCGTCGACGACGAAGTGCGGGTGCGCGCGAGCCCCGCCGCGCTGTTCGGCAGCGGCCTCGCATACGTGACGCCGCTGTTGTGGGCGCTGTTCGTGCTGAACTCGCTCGCGCTGCATTTCCTGCAGAACTGGCTGCCGATCCTGTTCGGC contains:
- a CDS encoding MFS transporter: MNPTATNVATVDVTALIERQKLGGFAAGLIAWCFLIVLIDGYDQVAAAFSAPALIRAWHADAATFGRVFGIGLFGVLVGSLLLGFSGDRFGRRLTIIYGSLWFGLLTLACGYATSIEQLTVLRFLAGIGMGGVVPNTVALVSEYAPKARRATWITLMFSGFSIGAGGGGAVASWLLPRFGWPVLFGVGGAAAIVVALASFALLPESIRFLILNGGATPRIARIAKRLGARVDTDAPEHAVRYVVDDEVRVRASPAALFGSGLAYVTPLLWALFVLNSLALHFLQNWLPILFGMNLLAPARAAQVAMMFPVGGTVGALALSRCVDRYGIAVILLLAVVGCPVAASLGMAMPLPWLFAAVFVSGVCVIGSQFALYAVAGIVYPTALRSAGVGSAIGIGKLGSVVGSMLGGVLLAMHLPLATLFANVSTVFVFIALLVVLLGWSRRRAVRRAAAV
- the leuC gene encoding 3-isopropylmalate dehydratase large subunit — protein: MSQTLYDRIFDAHAVRTDADGTTLLYVDRHLLNEVTSPQAFESLQREGRPVWRPHANLAVADHNVPTTDRRHGIADPISKIQVDALRDNCERNGIAHYGMDDARQGIVHVVGPELGSTLPGMTIVCGDSHTSTHGALGALAFGIGTSEIEHVLGTQTLITRRSRTMRVTIEGALPAGCTAKDVALAVIGALGTAGGTGYAIEFAGPVVRALSMEGRMTLCNMSIEAGARAGLVAVDDTTLDYCRARPYAPQGDAWTNAERAWRMLRSDDDARFDAEFALDVSSLVPQVTWGTSPEMVTGIDGRVPDPADLADAGRRASYARALDYMGLAAGTRIDSIEIDKVFIGSCTNGRLDDLRAAAAVLRAAGGRLAPNVRLALAVPGSQQVKRDAEAEGLHEVFVAAGFEWREPGCSMCLAMNPDRLEPGERVASTSNRNFEGRQGAGGRSHLVSPAMAAAAALAGRFADVRQIVCAAGDR
- the leuD gene encoding 3-isopropylmalate dehydratase small subunit — translated: MEPLVSHEGLVAPLDRDNVDTDAIMPKQFMKSIARTGFGPYLFDEWRYRDPGYYGKPAAGRTPEPGFVLNQPRYAGASVLLARRNFGCGSSREHAPWALHQYGFRVLIAESFADIFFNNCCKNGLLPVRLDAARIDRLMAAVDASPGYRLRVDLAAQTVTTPDGDALAFDLAPALKTLLLEGLDETGATLAHADAIRAFEAAHLERSPWL
- a CDS encoding methyl-accepting chemotaxis protein; the encoded protein is MTSITAAAVVPSGAPALHAAPASPAAHDDRAARRRTMSLQARIALTMALLAALMTAIGGLGLAGAWRANRANQDTYENKLTAAVHIGNAELLIARTRLVLGGAMAQPDGPRAQEQIGHASEFFRQSDDEWRSFVAEPHEDGEASLIEAASQRRDAMRDGMNAFIGALKAGDRAAAQQIGTSRLSPLFNDMSGANDQLKRTLYANAKRSYDAAERYFHLFFTASAVMIAFGVATAAFSWFSLRRAIMKPLNDALAHFDAIAAGDLGRPIGRYRDDEMGRLLGGLRNMQAQLAQTVTAVRDSCRSIGAATGEIAAGTLDLSSRTEEQAASLEQTAASMTELTETVRQNAARARDAHTIADDASAAARDSSGAIARVSDTMGRIEASARKIADITGIIEGIAFQTNILALNAAVEAARAGAHGRGFAVVASEVRSLAQHASTAAKEIGELIGGSVGAAADGTRQVADAEQSIGRILDAAQRFADMMGGIADAADQQRTGIEQVDAAINLMDSITQQNAALVEEASAAAQALDQQSQELGRQVARFSVGQTA